From Actinoplanes oblitus, a single genomic window includes:
- a CDS encoding MFS transporter, which yields MDTRQSPVAAPTRGHRRGWRIVAALAITQTVGYGALYYSFAVLLHPVAADLRTSTAATTGALTIAVLAWAAMAVPVGRWLDRHGGRSLMTAGSVAGTVLLVAWSRVHTLWQLYLVFAGLGAAMAMALYDAATAVVVSWFDSSRRSRAILAMIVVAGFASTIFMPLTGLLNERLGWRVTLLVLAAVYGLIAIPLHALLIRRPPHHPARPAERSSGALRRTLVRAALRDGRFWCLATAFVAHAAAMSTMTVHLVGVLTRAGHPATFAATVAGLLGVLSVTGRIVLTVAQRRVPLARVVAVVFTVQATAALSLPWAAGTRLGAVIAVTGFGIGFGVSSLTSPALLADRYGTTAYASIAGTLAAPVTIAKAAAPLAAAGLYTRTGGYPAVLATVGGLCLIAAAGILARAATPFHRADRPDGRSPIS from the coding sequence GTGGACACCCGGCAATCGCCGGTGGCCGCGCCCACGCGCGGTCACCGGCGCGGCTGGCGCATCGTCGCGGCGCTCGCGATCACCCAGACCGTGGGGTACGGCGCCCTCTACTACAGCTTCGCGGTGCTGCTGCACCCGGTCGCCGCCGACCTGCGCACCTCCACCGCGGCGACCACCGGAGCGCTCACCATCGCGGTGCTCGCCTGGGCGGCCATGGCGGTGCCCGTCGGACGGTGGCTGGACCGGCACGGCGGGCGCTCCCTGATGACCGCCGGGTCGGTCGCCGGCACCGTTCTGCTCGTGGCCTGGTCCCGGGTGCACACGCTGTGGCAGCTGTATCTCGTGTTCGCCGGCCTCGGTGCCGCGATGGCCATGGCGCTCTACGACGCGGCCACCGCCGTCGTCGTCTCCTGGTTCGACAGCTCCCGGCGCTCGCGGGCGATCCTGGCGATGATCGTGGTCGCCGGGTTCGCCAGCACCATCTTCATGCCGCTGACCGGCCTGCTCAACGAACGCCTCGGCTGGCGGGTCACCCTGCTGGTGCTGGCCGCCGTCTACGGGCTGATCGCCATCCCGCTGCACGCCCTGCTGATACGCCGGCCACCGCACCACCCCGCACGGCCGGCCGAGCGGTCCAGCGGAGCGCTGCGGCGCACCCTGGTGCGGGCGGCGCTGCGGGACGGCCGGTTCTGGTGCCTGGCGACCGCCTTCGTCGCGCACGCCGCGGCGATGAGCACGATGACCGTGCACCTGGTCGGCGTCCTGACCCGGGCGGGACATCCGGCGACGTTCGCGGCGACGGTGGCCGGGCTGCTGGGTGTCCTGTCGGTCACCGGCCGCATCGTGCTCACCGTGGCACAGCGCCGCGTGCCGCTGGCCCGGGTGGTCGCCGTCGTCTTCACCGTGCAGGCCACCGCCGCGCTCAGCCTGCCCTGGGCGGCCGGCACCCGGCTCGGTGCGGTGATCGCGGTGACCGGCTTCGGCATCGGGTTCGGCGTGTCCAGCCTCACCAGCCCCGCCCTGCTCGCCGACCGGTACGGCACCACCGCCTATGCCAGCATCGCCGGCACCCTCGCCGCCCCGGTGACCATCGCCAAAGCGGCCGCGCCGCTGGCCGCCGCCGGGCTCTACACCCGCACCGGTGGCTATCCGGCCGTCCTGGCCACCGTCGGCGGGCTGTGCCTGATCGCCGCCGCCGGCATCCTGGCCCGCGCCGCCACGCCGTTCCACCGCGCGGACCGGCCGGATGGGCGATCGCCGATCAGCTGA
- a CDS encoding FAD-dependent oxidoreductase, giving the protein MTIPLDQLPVVVIGAGPVGLAAAAHLAERGLPRIVLEAGDAPAAAIRQWGHVRLFSPWRFNIDPAAARLLTAAGWIRPGDDELPTGAQLADDYLRPLAGLPAIKDDIRYGARVAAITRLGLDRLRSTGRADTPLLVRLATGEDLLARAVIDASGTWSTPNVLGAAGIPAHGERDVADRIDTALPDVLGRDRHRFAGRRILVAGAGHSAANTLLALADLAERAPGTSVTWAIRAASPARTYGGQTADALPARGAIGSRLREHVESGAITLLTGFGVQRLTPTGDAVVVSDGTREVTVDRIVAATGFRPDHTITGELRLDLDPVVGSTRALAPLIDPNEHSCGTVPPHGADELSHPEPGYYAIGSKSYGRAPTFLLATGYEQARSVVAALAGDWDAAREVQLDLPETGVCNSNPVAQPAGRGLATGIAGGLLSSPLTVVDRTPPAARAGDGCCG; this is encoded by the coding sequence GTGACCATCCCGCTTGACCAGCTGCCCGTCGTCGTCATCGGCGCCGGACCCGTCGGCCTGGCCGCCGCCGCCCACCTCGCCGAACGCGGCCTGCCCCGAATCGTCCTGGAGGCCGGCGACGCCCCGGCCGCCGCCATCCGCCAGTGGGGCCACGTCCGGCTGTTCTCGCCGTGGCGGTTCAACATCGACCCGGCCGCCGCCCGGCTGCTCACCGCCGCCGGCTGGATCCGGCCCGGCGACGACGAACTGCCCACCGGGGCCCAGCTCGCCGACGACTACCTGCGGCCTCTCGCCGGCCTGCCCGCGATCAAGGACGATATCCGGTACGGCGCCCGCGTCGCCGCGATCACCCGGCTCGGCCTCGACCGGCTGCGGAGCACCGGCCGCGCGGACACCCCGCTGCTGGTCCGGCTGGCCACCGGCGAGGACCTGCTCGCCCGCGCGGTGATCGACGCCTCCGGTACCTGGTCCACGCCGAACGTGCTCGGCGCGGCCGGCATCCCGGCCCACGGCGAACGCGATGTGGCCGACCGCATCGACACGGCCCTGCCGGACGTGCTCGGCCGCGACCGCCACCGCTTCGCCGGCCGCCGGATCCTCGTTGCCGGCGCCGGGCACTCGGCAGCCAACACCCTGCTCGCCCTCGCCGATCTCGCCGAGCGGGCGCCCGGCACGAGCGTGACCTGGGCGATCCGCGCGGCGAGCCCGGCGCGCACCTACGGCGGGCAGACCGCCGACGCGCTCCCGGCCCGCGGCGCGATCGGCAGCCGCCTGCGCGAGCACGTCGAGTCCGGCGCGATCACCCTGCTCACCGGGTTCGGCGTGCAGCGCCTCACGCCCACCGGGGACGCGGTGGTGGTGTCCGACGGAACCCGCGAGGTCACCGTCGACCGGATCGTGGCGGCGACCGGGTTCCGCCCGGATCACACGATCACCGGCGAGCTGCGCCTGGACCTCGACCCGGTCGTCGGGTCCACCCGGGCGCTCGCACCGCTGATCGACCCGAACGAGCACTCCTGCGGCACCGTGCCGCCGCACGGCGCCGACGAGCTGAGCCATCCCGAGCCCGGGTACTACGCCATCGGCTCCAAGAGTTACGGGCGGGCACCGACGTTCCTGCTCGCCACCGGCTACGAGCAGGCCCGGTCGGTGGTCGCCGCGCTGGCCGGTGACTGGGACGCCGCCCGCGAGGTCCAGCTCGACCTGCCCGAGACCGGCGTCTGCAACAGCAACCCGGTGGCCCAGCCGGCCGGGCGCGGCCTGGCCACCGGTATCGCCGGCGGCCTGCTCAGCTCGCCGCTGACCGTCGTCGACCGCACCCCGCCGGCGGCCCGGGCGGGTGACGGCTGCTGCGGCTGA
- a CDS encoding GNAT family N-acetyltransferase produces the protein MSLVTLRAMDAGDAAQVLAIYQAGIDGGDATFELRAPSWAAFDASRLPGHRHVAIDAAGALLGWVAVSAVSARPAYAGVVEHSVYVDPGARGRGVGRALLDALIASTEAAGIWTVQSAIFPENTASLALHRAAGFRVVGVREKVARHPARGNRWRDTVFIERRSPHIH, from the coding sequence ATGAGCCTGGTGACCCTGCGGGCGATGGACGCCGGTGACGCCGCCCAGGTGCTCGCCATCTACCAGGCCGGGATCGACGGCGGTGACGCCACTTTCGAGCTCCGTGCTCCGTCCTGGGCGGCGTTCGACGCGAGCCGGCTGCCCGGCCACCGGCACGTCGCCATCGACGCCGCCGGGGCTCTGCTCGGCTGGGTCGCGGTGTCCGCCGTCTCGGCCCGGCCCGCGTACGCGGGGGTGGTCGAGCACTCCGTCTACGTCGACCCCGGCGCGCGCGGCCGGGGCGTCGGCCGCGCCCTGCTCGACGCGCTGATCGCCTCGACGGAGGCGGCCGGGATCTGGACCGTCCAGTCAGCGATCTTCCCGGAGAACACCGCCAGCCTCGCGCTGCACCGCGCTGCCGGGTTCCGCGTCGTCGGCGTACGCGAAAAGGTGGCCCGCCACCCGGCGCGCGGCAACCGATGGCGGGACACCGTCTTCATCGAACGCCGCAGCCCACACATCCACTGA
- a CDS encoding ArsR/SmtB family transcription factor: MADLLDRTTAETYASWFRALADPSRVQIVEYLARQHRPMPVGEIVAAAGLAQSTVSQHLKILTEVRFVLVEAVGNARHYRINTACVECFPSAADLVMGKPAPAVAGSCG; the protein is encoded by the coding sequence ATGGCAGACCTTCTCGATCGGACGACAGCGGAGACGTACGCGTCCTGGTTCCGGGCGCTCGCGGATCCGTCACGGGTGCAGATCGTGGAATACCTGGCCCGGCAGCACCGGCCGATGCCGGTCGGCGAGATCGTCGCCGCCGCCGGGCTCGCCCAGTCCACCGTCTCGCAGCACCTGAAAATCCTCACCGAGGTGCGGTTCGTCCTGGTCGAGGCGGTCGGCAACGCCCGCCACTACCGGATCAACACCGCCTGCGTCGAGTGCTTCCCGTCCGCCGCCGACCTCGTCATGGGCAAGCCCGCGCCGGCCGTCGCCGGGAGCTGCGGATGA
- a CDS encoding metalloregulator ArsR/SmtB family transcription factor: MSKPAVPVTLATPCCPPMAVQRVEAAVAVTLSGAFKALADPVRLQLMSMIASAPGGEVCVCDLTPAFEVSDSTISHHLKVLREAGLVDAERRASWVYYRPRPELMRQLSTLLSPDA; the protein is encoded by the coding sequence GTGTCAAAGCCAGCCGTTCCGGTGACCCTCGCAACGCCCTGCTGCCCGCCGATGGCCGTCCAGCGGGTCGAGGCCGCCGTCGCGGTCACCCTCTCCGGCGCGTTCAAGGCGCTCGCCGACCCGGTCCGCCTGCAGCTCATGTCGATGATCGCGTCGGCGCCCGGCGGCGAGGTCTGCGTCTGCGACCTCACACCCGCCTTCGAGGTCTCCGACTCGACCATCTCGCACCACCTCAAGGTGCTGCGCGAGGCCGGTCTGGTCGACGCCGAGCGCCGGGCCAGCTGGGTCTACTACCGGCCCCGGCCGGAGCTCATGCGGCAGCTGTCCACGCTGCTGTCGCCGGACGCCTGA
- a CDS encoding sulfite exporter TauE/SafE family protein, producing MSADQVLTLTAASAAAFGLAVLSAVAGFGGGVLLLPVFGALFGLRVAVPMLTLTQLSSNGFRVWLNRHDLHGRLIGWFALGAVPLAVAGGLLLARAPLGALQRLLGAFLIGVVIWRRRHPQPRRPADRSFVAVGAASGLGSALLGSTGPLTAPFFLAYGLTRAAYIGTEAAGALTMHLSKIFGYGAGDLLTEQVLRYGLALTPATLAGAWVGKRIVGRISERTFVFLVEAGLVVAGALFLIGW from the coding sequence GTGAGCGCTGATCAGGTGCTGACCCTGACGGCGGCGTCGGCTGCCGCGTTCGGGCTGGCGGTGCTGTCCGCGGTCGCCGGGTTCGGCGGCGGGGTGTTGCTGCTGCCGGTGTTCGGCGCCCTGTTCGGCCTGCGGGTCGCGGTACCGATGCTCACCCTGACCCAACTGTCCAGCAACGGCTTCCGGGTCTGGCTCAACCGCCATGACCTGCACGGGCGGCTGATCGGCTGGTTCGCGCTCGGCGCCGTCCCACTCGCCGTCGCCGGCGGCCTGCTGCTGGCGCGTGCCCCGCTCGGCGCGCTCCAGCGGCTGCTGGGCGCCTTCCTGATCGGTGTGGTGATCTGGCGGCGGCGGCATCCGCAGCCGCGCCGACCGGCCGACCGGAGTTTCGTCGCGGTGGGCGCGGCCTCCGGCCTGGGCTCGGCCCTGCTCGGCTCGACCGGTCCGTTGACCGCCCCGTTCTTCCTGGCCTACGGCCTGACCCGGGCCGCCTACATCGGCACCGAGGCGGCCGGCGCGCTCACCATGCATCTGTCCAAGATCTTCGGGTACGGCGCGGGTGACCTGCTCACCGAGCAGGTGCTGCGCTACGGCCTGGCGCTGACCCCGGCCACCCTGGCCGGGGCGTGGGTGGGCAAGCGGATCGTCGGCCGGATCAGCGAGCGCACCTTCGTGTTCCTCGTCGAGGCCGGCCTGGTCGTCGCCGGCGCGCTCTTCCTCATCGGCTGGTGA
- a CDS encoding DoxX family protein yields MRLGPQAYWLPTVLVVGECAIGGALDLMRAPPFYPVMLALGYPGYLATIMGTAKVIAAVILVAPRLPRVKEWAYAGVLINMVGAAASHAAMRQAWVTLLAPTLFAVLALLSWAWRPAARRL; encoded by the coding sequence ATGAGACTCGGACCCCAGGCCTATTGGCTGCCCACCGTGCTGGTGGTGGGCGAGTGCGCGATCGGCGGCGCGCTGGACCTGATGCGGGCGCCGCCGTTCTACCCGGTGATGCTGGCGCTCGGCTATCCCGGCTACCTGGCCACGATCATGGGAACGGCGAAGGTGATCGCGGCGGTCATCCTGGTGGCGCCGCGGCTGCCGAGGGTGAAGGAGTGGGCGTACGCCGGGGTCCTGATCAACATGGTGGGTGCCGCCGCCTCGCACGCCGCGATGCGCCAGGCGTGGGTGACGCTGCTCGCGCCCACCCTCTTCGCGGTGCTGGCGCTGCTGTCCTGGGCGTGGCGCCCGGCCGCCCGCCGGCTCTGA
- a CDS encoding TetR/AcrR family transcriptional regulator: MTESRNPADAGTPISRGIGARRRVLRAALDVLDERGLAGFTMEAVARRAGASKATLYRHWSSSGALLVDAMDATFQPLPIPDTGRVEADVAQVLTAFVALLGHPRFPRLLAAFIDAAERDPALGSLHAELTRRRREPLLVVLTRARDRGQLPAGLDPDLTVDLLAAPFFYRRFVAHRPIPPTLVTEVIARVLDIRPPE, from the coding sequence GTGACCGAGTCCCGGAACCCGGCAGACGCGGGAACACCCATTTCGCGCGGGATCGGCGCCCGCCGCCGGGTGCTGCGCGCCGCCCTCGACGTGCTCGACGAGCGCGGCCTGGCCGGTTTCACCATGGAGGCGGTGGCCCGGCGTGCCGGGGCCAGCAAGGCGACGCTCTACCGCCACTGGTCCAGCTCGGGCGCGCTGCTGGTCGACGCCATGGACGCGACCTTCCAGCCCCTGCCGATCCCGGACACCGGCCGCGTCGAGGCCGACGTGGCGCAGGTCCTCACCGCGTTCGTGGCGCTGCTCGGACACCCGCGGTTCCCGCGCCTGCTGGCCGCCTTCATCGACGCGGCCGAGCGTGACCCGGCCCTCGGCTCGCTGCACGCCGAGCTGACCCGCCGCCGGCGGGAGCCGCTGCTGGTGGTGCTGACCCGGGCCCGGGACCGCGGTCAACTGCCCGCCGGCCTGGACCCGGATCTCACTGTCGACCTGCTCGCGGCGCCGTTCTTCTACCGGCGGTTCGTGGCACACCGGCCCATCCCGCCGACCCTGGTCACCGAGGTCATCGCGCGGGTCCTGGACATCCGGCCGCCGGAGTGA
- a CDS encoding suppressor of fused domain protein translates to MDHDRTPAARALLEHFDKLFPAGDATLLPPWPGPISDTVPSLRILCLTPPEGGRLYATVGLWDVTQREGHGLEFLLHAPAADDVHVETLSMVAHYHAGGGDYTLGLGHTVPIGRPWLPGSQCDHLLVSLPYPWGPDLELCTLPAGHAQVLWLLPITEAEKIYRHAHDLEALEQRLETAAIHPRDPLRPSAV, encoded by the coding sequence GTGGATCATGACCGGACGCCGGCGGCGCGGGCGCTGCTGGAGCACTTCGACAAGCTCTTCCCGGCGGGTGACGCCACGCTCCTGCCGCCCTGGCCCGGGCCGATCAGCGACACCGTTCCCAGCCTGCGCATCCTGTGCCTGACACCGCCGGAGGGCGGCCGGCTCTACGCGACAGTGGGCCTGTGGGACGTCACTCAGCGGGAGGGGCACGGCTTGGAGTTCCTGCTGCACGCCCCGGCGGCCGACGACGTCCATGTCGAAACACTCAGCATGGTCGCGCACTACCACGCCGGCGGCGGCGACTACACGCTCGGCCTCGGTCACACCGTCCCGATCGGCCGTCCGTGGCTCCCCGGTTCCCAGTGCGATCACCTGCTGGTCAGCCTGCCCTACCCGTGGGGTCCCGACCTGGAGCTCTGCACCCTCCCCGCCGGTCACGCGCAGGTGCTGTGGCTGCTGCCGATCACCGAAGCCGAGAAGATCTACCGGCACGCCCACGACCTGGAAGCCCTCGAACAACGCCTGGAGACCGCCGCCATCCACCCCCGCGACCCGCTCCGGCCATCCGCCGTCTGA
- a CDS encoding VanZ family protein, producing MLAGWHFLFGTIVGAVVLATAGLPLAGLVVWVLARRRGAVRTALAEVGIVYGTVPWLWMIMLPGRRAGVNLVPLRDLAIVVAAGPVTATVQIVGNLLVFAALGFFAPIRFAALASVPRILALGAAGSALVEVAQYVLRLDRVSSVDDVLLNAAGAGLAALASRRWWCAEPVLPEVPGERDALLP from the coding sequence ATGCTCGCGGGGTGGCATTTTCTCTTCGGTACGATCGTCGGCGCCGTCGTCCTCGCGACGGCGGGGTTGCCGCTGGCCGGGCTGGTGGTGTGGGTCCTGGCCCGCCGGCGGGGCGCGGTGCGGACCGCGCTGGCCGAGGTCGGCATCGTCTACGGGACGGTGCCCTGGCTCTGGATGATCATGCTGCCGGGCAGGCGGGCCGGGGTGAACCTGGTGCCGTTGCGCGACCTGGCGATCGTCGTCGCGGCCGGTCCGGTGACGGCGACCGTCCAGATCGTCGGCAACCTGCTGGTGTTCGCGGCGCTCGGGTTCTTCGCGCCGATCCGGTTCGCGGCGCTGGCCTCCGTGCCGCGGATTCTGGCGCTCGGCGCGGCCGGCTCCGCACTGGTCGAGGTCGCGCAGTACGTGCTGCGCCTGGACCGGGTCTCCTCGGTGGACGACGTGCTGCTCAACGCGGCCGGCGCGGGACTGGCCGCGCTGGCGTCGCGTCGCTGGTGGTGTGCCGAGCCGGTGCTACCTGAGGTACCCGGCGAGCGGGATGCCCTGCTCCCGTAG
- a CDS encoding GDSL-type esterase/lipase family protein: protein MKTFLAALAAATLTTAAAVSGISTTPAAAAPCGTTRPAAAAPAIKVWMAGDSTMMNASTCPIGWGSQFPSYLTTDATVRNSAVGGRSIQTWLYEGNVTGTKNAAGECALSSTAYSSRWTAMLTGFAAGDYLIVQFGINDGDPACPRHVGPARFKELLGVMASAAKARGVRPILVTPVAAITCSGSTAVGNRGFVTETKDAAAANGVPVIDLHARSVALYNRLRLCPNNGDYTTGAVGAFFCNDHTHFEAAGAKQIAGLIATALREQGIPLAGYLR from the coding sequence ATGAAGACCTTCCTCGCGGCGCTGGCCGCCGCCACGCTGACCACCGCGGCCGCCGTCTCCGGTATCAGCACCACGCCGGCGGCCGCCGCGCCGTGCGGCACGACCCGGCCGGCCGCCGCCGCTCCGGCCATCAAGGTGTGGATGGCCGGCGACTCGACGATGATGAACGCCAGCACCTGCCCGATCGGCTGGGGCAGCCAGTTCCCGTCGTACCTCACCACCGACGCCACGGTGCGCAACAGCGCGGTCGGCGGGCGCAGCATCCAGACGTGGCTCTACGAGGGCAACGTGACCGGCACCAAGAACGCCGCCGGGGAGTGCGCGCTCAGCTCGACCGCGTACAGCTCACGGTGGACGGCGATGCTGACCGGGTTCGCCGCCGGCGACTACCTGATCGTCCAGTTCGGCATCAACGACGGCGACCCGGCGTGCCCGCGGCACGTGGGCCCGGCGCGCTTCAAGGAGCTGCTCGGCGTGATGGCGTCGGCCGCCAAGGCCCGCGGCGTACGCCCGATCCTGGTCACCCCGGTGGCCGCCATCACCTGCAGCGGCAGCACGGCGGTCGGCAACCGCGGCTTCGTCACCGAGACCAAGGACGCGGCAGCGGCCAACGGCGTACCGGTGATCGACCTGCACGCCCGCAGCGTCGCGCTGTACAACCGGCTCCGGCTCTGCCCGAACAACGGCGACTACACCACCGGCGCGGTCGGCGCGTTCTTCTGCAACGACCACACCCACTTCGAGGCGGCCGGCGCGAAACAGATCGCCGGGCTGATCGCCACCGCGCTACGGGAGCAGGGCATCCCGCTCGCCGGGTACCTCAGGTAG
- a CDS encoding SGNH/GDSL hydrolase family protein, translating into MRRLVTIATAVLLGVLAPVAPARGAAGDGTPTDPDISFVGRWNTTNPAAYVPYWAGAYLRTGFTGRTVKLRQRNTVDLWASIDGKAFTAFRGAGTINLTPAPLAAGTHTLVVSYRQVAGSYTGDAVFQGLILDAGATTVKAPARPRLVEFVGDSITAGATSSQLAVTDYAFQTGERLGADHTQIAIGGMCLSETTDGCWAHQTRYWLASGGQAGTDPWDFGRYTPAAVVINLGTNDKSHGVSAATFQATYLSFLTRIRAKFPPTKIFALRTFIGRYATETRAAVQARNAAGDANVFYVDTTGWLPADGLSDSVHPNDKGHRAITDRLAPILAGALS; encoded by the coding sequence ATGCGACGACTGGTAACCATCGCCACAGCGGTGCTGCTGGGCGTGCTCGCCCCGGTCGCCCCGGCCCGGGGCGCCGCCGGCGACGGCACGCCGACCGATCCCGACATCAGCTTCGTCGGGCGCTGGAACACCACGAACCCGGCCGCGTACGTGCCCTACTGGGCCGGCGCCTACCTGCGGACCGGCTTCACCGGCCGGACCGTGAAGCTCAGGCAGCGCAACACCGTCGACCTGTGGGCCAGCATCGACGGCAAGGCGTTCACCGCGTTCCGGGGCGCCGGCACGATCAACCTGACGCCGGCCCCGCTCGCCGCCGGCACCCACACGCTGGTCGTCAGCTACCGGCAGGTGGCCGGCTCCTACACCGGCGACGCCGTCTTCCAGGGCCTGATCCTCGACGCCGGCGCCACCACGGTCAAGGCACCCGCCCGCCCGCGGCTCGTCGAGTTCGTCGGTGACTCGATCACGGCGGGGGCCACCAGCAGTCAGCTGGCCGTGACCGACTACGCGTTCCAGACCGGCGAGCGGCTCGGCGCCGACCACACCCAGATCGCCATCGGCGGCATGTGCCTGTCCGAGACGACCGACGGATGCTGGGCACACCAGACCCGTTACTGGCTCGCCAGCGGCGGCCAGGCCGGCACCGACCCGTGGGACTTCGGCAGGTACACCCCGGCCGCCGTGGTGATCAACCTGGGCACCAACGACAAGAGTCACGGCGTCAGCGCCGCCACCTTCCAGGCGACCTATCTCAGCTTCCTGACCAGGATCAGAGCAAAATTCCCACCGACCAAGATCTTTGCTTTGCGTACGTTCATCGGCCGCTACGCGACGGAGACGCGCGCCGCGGTGCAAGCTCGCAACGCCGCCGGTGACGCGAACGTGTTCTACGTCGACACGACCGGCTGGCTGCCGGCGGACGGCCTCAGCGACTCGGTGCACCCCAACGACAAAGGCCACCGGGCGATCACCGACCGGCTGGCCCCGATCCTCGCCGGAGCCCTCTCATGA
- a CDS encoding S28 family serine protease gives MRSRIVAILASLLVVLSPATVARAADDPLLDQLAAIPGLSVVSETQGTGYRFFVLTYRQPADHHHPSRGGYEQRLTLLHRSASSPTVLYTNGYGLAASPRPTQTEPTALLGANQVSLEHRFFTPSRPVPADWSDLTIWQEASDEHRLVTALKSVYSGRWIQTGGSKGGMTSVYHRRFYPDDVDGVVAYVAPDDVINPADTAYDRFFDRVGTASCRAALDGVQREALRRRDRLVAHLEADAAAQGWTFGGSIGTADRSFEMTVLDSVWAFWQYSTAADCATVPATTATDDELYTWIDTVAGWSFYTDQGLEPYWPYYYQAAGQLGWPSLRFEHLRGLRHHPGIYTANSSLPPELRRQHDPLPMIDVDLWVRTAAERMLFVYGENDPWSAERFTPSRRDSARYVAPGANHGAKIAGLTPADAAAATAMLRRWAGVPATLAGVRALDLPLDDMIGDRRRLP, from the coding sequence GTGAGATCACGCATCGTTGCCATCCTCGCCTCGCTACTGGTGGTCCTATCCCCGGCCACCGTCGCTCGCGCCGCGGACGACCCGCTGCTGGACCAGCTGGCGGCCATCCCCGGCCTCTCCGTCGTCTCCGAGACCCAGGGCACCGGTTACCGGTTCTTCGTCCTGACCTACCGCCAGCCGGCCGACCATCACCACCCCTCCCGGGGCGGCTACGAGCAGCGGCTGACCCTGCTGCACCGGTCGGCGAGCTCCCCCACCGTGCTGTACACCAACGGGTACGGGCTGGCCGCCAGCCCCCGGCCGACCCAGACCGAGCCGACCGCCCTGCTCGGGGCCAACCAGGTCTCGCTCGAACACCGCTTCTTCACCCCGTCACGGCCCGTCCCGGCCGACTGGTCGGACCTGACCATCTGGCAGGAGGCCAGCGACGAGCACCGGCTCGTCACCGCGCTCAAGAGCGTCTACTCCGGACGCTGGATCCAGACCGGCGGCAGCAAGGGCGGCATGACCTCGGTCTACCACCGCAGGTTCTACCCGGACGACGTCGACGGCGTGGTCGCCTACGTGGCGCCGGACGACGTGATCAACCCGGCCGACACGGCGTACGACAGGTTCTTCGACCGGGTCGGCACCGCGTCCTGCCGGGCCGCCCTGGACGGTGTCCAGCGGGAGGCGCTGCGGCGCCGCGACCGGCTCGTCGCCCACCTGGAGGCGGACGCGGCAGCGCAGGGCTGGACGTTCGGCGGCTCGATCGGCACCGCCGACCGCTCGTTCGAGATGACGGTGCTCGACTCGGTGTGGGCGTTCTGGCAGTACAGCACGGCCGCGGACTGCGCGACGGTGCCGGCCACCACGGCGACCGACGACGAGCTGTACACCTGGATCGACACGGTGGCCGGCTGGAGCTTCTACACCGACCAGGGCCTGGAGCCGTACTGGCCGTACTACTACCAGGCGGCGGGTCAGCTGGGCTGGCCCAGCCTGCGCTTCGAGCACCTGCGCGGGCTGCGGCACCACCCCGGCATCTACACCGCGAACTCGTCGCTCCCGCCGGAGCTGCGGCGTCAGCACGACCCGCTGCCGATGATCGACGTCGACCTGTGGGTGCGGACCGCCGCCGAGCGGATGCTGTTCGTCTACGGCGAGAACGACCCGTGGAGTGCCGAGCGCTTCACCCCGAGCAGGCGTGACTCCGCCCGGTACGTGGCGCCGGGCGCCAACCACGGCGCGAAGATCGCCGGCTTGACCCCGGCGGACGCCGCCGCGGCCACCGCCATGCTGCGCCGCTGGGCCGGCGTTCCGGCCACCCTGGCCGGCGTGCGGGCCCTGGACCTGCCACTCGACGACATGATCGGCGACCGCCGCCGCCTGCCCTGA